The following proteins come from a genomic window of Macaca fascicularis isolate 582-1 chromosome 8, T2T-MFA8v1.1:
- the R3HCC1 gene encoding R3H and coiled-coil domain-containing protein 1 gives MRYTWQAVPTQCLPVTRTRPLPFLRYLPQAARWRCVSAAARPLWGTRARWPLGTPRAAAKRREAVALPPVTLALLCLDGVFLSSAENDFVHRIQEELDRFLLQKQLSKVLLFPPLSSRLRYLIHRTAENFDLLSSFSVGEGWKRRTVICHQDIRVPSSDGLSGPCRPPASYPSKYHGPRPTSNQGAAAPRGARAGRWYRGRKPDQPLYVPRVLRRQEEWGLTSTSGLKGEAPAGRDPEEPGDVGAGDPNSDQGLPVLMTQGTEDLKSPGQRCENEPLPDPVGPEPPGPESQSGKGDRVETATRFGSTLQLDLEEGKESPLEKRLVAEEEEDEEEVEEDGPSSCLEDDYTELLQEITDNLTKKEIQIEKIHLDTSSFVEELPGEKDLAHVVEIYDFEPALKTEDLLATFSEFQEKGFRIQWVDDTHALGIFPCLASAAEALTREFSVLKIRPLTQGSKQSKLKALQRPKLLRLVKERPQTNVTVARRLVARALGLQHKKKERPAVRGPLPP, from the exons ATGCGGTACACGTGGCAGGCTGTCCCCACACAGTGTCTGCCA GTGACAAGAACACGCCCTCTCCCGTTTCTGCGTTACCTCCCCCAGGCCGCGCGATGGCGCTGCGTCTCCGCAGCGGCCCGGCCTCTCTGGGGCACTCGGGCGCGCTGGCCCCTGGGGACGCCGAGGGCGGCTGCGAAGCGCAGAGAGGCCGTG GCTCTCCCACCTGTCACCCTGGCCCTTCTCTGCTTGGACGGTGTCTTCCTCTCCTCAGCTGAGAATGACTTCGTCCACCGGATCCAGGAGGAACTGGACCGCTTTCTGCTGCAGAAGCAGCTGTCAAA ggtTCTTCTTTTCCCCCCACTCTCCAGTCGCCTCCGGTACCTGATCCATAGAACAGCAGAGAATTTTGATCTCTTGAGCAGCTTCTCCGTTGGGGAGGGCTGGAAGAGGAGGACGGTCATCTGTCACCAGGACATCAG GGTACCCAGTTCAGATGGCCTCTCTGGCCCCTGCCGCCCTCCTGCCTCCTACCCCAGCAAGTACCACGGTCCTCGGCCCACCTCCAACCAAGGAGCAGCTGCTCCCCGAGGTGCCCGGGCTGGCCGGTGGTATCGTGGACGCAAGCCAGACCAGCCTTTGTATGTGCCCCGGGTGCTGCGCAGGCAGGAAGAATGGGGGCTGACCTCTACCTCGGGGCTCAAGGGAGAGGCCCCAGCTGGCAGGGATCCAGAAGAACCTGGAGATGTTGGTGCTGGAGACCCCAACTCTGATCAGGGACTCCCTGTGCTGATGACTCAGGGAACAGAGGACCTAAAGAGCCCAGGACAAAGGTGTGAGAATGAGCCGCTGCCGGACCCTGTTGGCCCTGAGCCCCCGGGGCCTGAGAGTCAGTCAGGGAAGGGAGACAGGGTGGAGACGGCCACACGGTTTGGGTCCACCCTGCAGCTAGACctggaagaggggaaggagagtCCGCTGGAGAAGAGGCTcgtggcagaggaggaagaggacgaagaggaggtggaagaggaCGGCCCCAGCAGCTGCTTGGAAGACGATTACACTGAGCTGCTGCAGGAG ATCACAGACAACCTGACGAAGAAGGAGATTCAGATAGAGAAGATCCACTTGGACACGTCCTCCTTTGTAGAGGAACTGCCTGGAGAGAAGGACCTTGCCCACGTGGTAGAGATCTATGACTTTGAACCAGCGCTCAAGACGGAGGACCTGCTGGCAACGTTTTCTGAGTTCCA AGAGAAGGGGTTCAGGATTCAGTGGGTGGATGATACTCATGCACTCGGCATCTTTCcctgcctggcctcag CTGCTGAAGCTCTGACCCGGGAGTTCTCGGTGCTCAAGATCCGGCCCCTCACGCAGGGAAGCAAGCAGTCAAAGCTCAAAGCCTTGCAGAGGCCAA AACTCCTGCGTCTGGTGAAGGAGAGGCCGCAGACAAATGTGACGGTGGCCCGGAGGCTGGTGGCCCGGGCCCTGGGACTCCAACACAAAAAGAAAGAGCGGCCTGCTGTCCGGGGTCCGCTGCCGCCCTGA